GCGTGATTCCGTGTTTGGTTTTTATCAATTTACAATTCTCACCTGGATTTCAGTGGTTTTGGTTTTCAGCTTTAGGCTGGGGATTTGGAGTTGCGATGCATGCATTTAAGGTGTTTGGTTACAGCTCTGACTGGGAAGAAAGAAAAATTAGAGAAATTTTAGAAAAAGAGAATAATCAAAAAACTTGGAAATAATGACTGATAAAAATCATCTTGAGGGAGAACGATATTATCAAGCTCAAAAAAGAGTGAAAGAAATTAGAGAGTTTTATGAACATTTAACGGTTTACATTCTTGTAAATCCTATCGTAATTGTGGTAAACATTATGACTTCACCAGGATATTTATGGTTTGTATGGTGTTTGATGGGCTGGGGAATAGCGATTGTTTTACATGGATTGAAGGTTTTTAGCTTTCCGCCTTTTTTCAATAAAAAATGGGAAGAAAGAAAAATTAGAGAAATTCTGGAAAAAGAAAAAAATCAAAAAACTTGGGAATAATATGGAAACAAATTCTAATAATAACCCGGAAGAATACGAATTACAGCAATTGGCCAGCAAAAAGGTAGTTAAGTTAAAATCGTTTTATAAACATACATTTCTGTACCTGATTGCTTTAACACTTTACCTTTTAAAAGAATATACAGAACTGCCGCTGCATTTCATTCCTATTAATTTTTTAAATGATGTAGTAATCATTATTTGGTCGGCCGTATATGTTGGATCAGCTATAGATATGTTTGTCTCTTTCAGAATCTTTGGACATGAATGGGAAGAACGTAAATTGAGAAGTCTTTTAGAAAAGAAAAATAAAAAACAAAAATGGGAATAATTATGGAAATGAATTTTAATGAAGAAGACAGATACATTCAGGCTCGCAAAAAAGTCGAAAGTATAAAAGGATTTTAC
This is a stretch of genomic DNA from Flavobacterium endoglycinae. It encodes these proteins:
- a CDS encoding 2TM domain-containing protein, whose amino-acid sequence is MTDKNHLEGERYYQAQKRVKEIREFYEHLTVYILVNPIVIVVNIMTSPGYLWFVWCLMGWGIAIVLHGLKVFSFPPFFNKKWEERKIREILEKEKNQKTWE
- a CDS encoding 2TM domain-containing protein; this encodes METNSNNNPEEYELQQLASKKVVKLKSFYKHTFLYLIALTLYLLKEYTELPLHFIPINFLNDVVIIIWSAVYVGSAIDMFVSFRIFGHEWEERKLRSLLEKKNKKQKWE